TGAAATTCTCTCTGCAGTTAATTCTCTGAGTTCTTGGCTCAGGCGCATTCTTGATGGTGCTGATGACCCCCATATTATCAAACCTCAATCTGGTACTAATGCAgaaagatgattttttttatttgttttgttttgtttttgtgggTTAGAGTTGTATGGTTTCATGATAATATTGATGTGATAATATGATGAATTTAGTTTTTGTAGCAAATTCTGAAGTAATGTGTAATTCTGTAAAAGTTAAAATCAGTTTTAGCTATCTGATTCGTGTAAATGTGTAAAAGGACGGTAAAGCTGTCAGTTTTCGTTCTAAGTACTTGGTTTCTGCATAATCTTGCATAATCTGAAATTAATGTTTCTGCTCGACGTTGTGTGAAAAAATAAGCGTTATTTTAACGTTAGATTACTTTTCAATAGAAAAAATGTAAAGAAAGAGATGTAACACGGATGAAGAAGGGATCAATTGAAAGATATTTATTGGAGCATTGCCTTTTCTAGCTGTAAATGATGAGAAATTTAATTGTCCAAGTTAATATTCTTGACGTTTATTTGTGTTTGTTTTTGCTTATCATATTTCTGGCGCAGGATACAAGCTTGGTGGGCAACAGGCGAATAGTGATAAAAATTCTGAATCTATGGGCTTTTTTAACCTGAGTGGAGAGCAGGTTACCAAGCTGCATGATAAATGTATGCCAAGAAGAATTGGGATATATATGGAACCTTCTGTGGAGTACATTGTTGCAGTCCTCTCTGTTTTAAGGTGTGGAGAGTCATTCATGCCTCTAGACCCATCTTGGCCCGAAGAAAGGATACTGTCAGTTGTGTTTTCTTCAAGAGCTGATCTTATTATTGGGTGTGAAAGTTTAGTTGATGATGGTTGTTTTCATCAGCTTGATAATGTACACTGGCTTGCTTCTCGTGGCTATTGTCCTGTTTTGTGTATTTCTATTAGGCAGTGCATTGAAAGACAAGGTCATTTATGTAGTTTAGTATGGCCCTGTGAAAGTGAATCGTCCAGACTCTTTTGTTACTTGATGTACACATCAGGATCAACAGGAAAGCCTAAAGGTGTATGTGGTACTGAAGCAGGTTAGCTGGTGTTCTAGGCTCTTTATTGGAACATCTTATGGATTTTAACTGCCTCAGCTGTAAATGTTTAGTTTAAATCCAATCATtactttgaattttgaatttcctTCTGATATTCATCTGCATCACAATGTTTTCTGTCAGCCCTTTTTCAGGTCTACTAAATCGGTTCCTATGGATGCAAGACTTATACCCCATGCATGGACAAGATTATCTGGTTTTCAAGACATCCATAAGCTTTATTGATCATTTGCAAGAATTTCTGAGTGGCATACTAACTACTTCTACGTTAGTTGTACCTCCATTCAATGTGCTGAAAGAGAATATACTTTGCATGGTTGACTTTTTACAGGTAACTAGCTAAAGTATTTGAAAATTGTCTACCAAAACTTCATAGAACTTTGTCAATTTTTGGGGCGTCATGTAAATGATATCACTGATGgaagcaaaattttttttactttgggGACATGTAATGAGATCATAAACAACTTCTGGGCCACTTAGCCATTTAATATCTTATTCACATGAGGCAAAAGTTTTTGGCTTTTATGCTTTAGTAGTATGCTTCACGAAAGCACATGTAATAGCTTCACGTTCACTGGAACTAGTTTATCATATGTTGTTGATGGTGTCTTTTGCCTATAGTAGGTCTGTACTTTATTTCTCTTAAAAGCAAGTTGTAATTCTCTTGGACCACATGTCAAAGTTTAATTGCCGCTGCATACCTGAATTGTTTTTTCTCTGGGATGTCAATGTGTAGTATGTCTTGTAAAGAATGTAACCATATTCTTACATTGGGAAAAAGCTAGAAGAAGCCAAGTGATGGAACAATGAGCACGATTTAACAATGGAGCTAAACAGGCTATAATTGATATTTTGCAGATcttaaaaacctttcttctcgTTATACTGCACTTGAGATTCAAACATTGTTTTTTCTCAACATGTTgaataatattttctcaattctgaacaatttttttttttttttttactttttgtgtttttgatttCCCTTTTTCCTGTGGCTGCATTATTCTCAATAATTACAAAGGTTATGTAACCTCAGGAGTAGATGtctaaatataaaaaaatgcaTTATAAGTTTAGAAAGTTAGCAATTTGATTTTATCTTCCTTTAAGATAAATGCATGTGCCAAGGTCCTGCATTCTTGCTCATGGTCCAGAGTATAAGAGCATTtgctttttttgtttctttgacaGATATACTCTGTTAACAGGCTCGTTGCAGTTCCATCACTATTGAGAGCAGTCCTCCTTCCTTTGCAAGGTCCACATTATATGGGACTTCGTAGTTCTTTGAAGTTGCTAGTTTTAACTGGTGAAGTTTTGCACCTGTCCCTATGTGAGAGTTTGCTGAAGCTATTGCCCCATACTGCTATCTTGAACTTATACGGGAGTACAGAGGTGAGGAGACTTAATTGTTGCTACTTATCAGATGCCACCAAGAATAGCTATATCTTCAGTGCTTTTTGGTTTTGCTGTTACATTTCTGCTCCTTTTTCCAGTGCTTATGTTATCTTTAATTAGGACCCCCTAAAATAAGAATACGAGATTGTCAAACAATAAAGGTAGAAGGGGTGTCAGACCTACATGCAACTCTGTAGGAAACTTTCCATTTGAGCTAAGGGGCATAATAAAGTTGATGGCCATATTTCAAGAAATGCCATCTCCTCCTTGATAGCTGAAAAATGCTTTAGATTAACGTCTGAGGCATAAATGTTTAGAGATCTACCATTTTCTTCTTAATGGATCTTCTTAGTAGATCTGTCCAGGTTCAGTCAATCTTTTCTGTTCTTTCTCCactatgtttggttgatattgcAGTTTAGACTGTTGGACTTGATCAGACTGTCCTTTGATTTTTTGTACATCAAAAACTaggattcttttttctttattccttTTTTCTCAAAACTTTTTGGACACAAAATCACGTATGTACCTAACACTAACCTGGTCCTGTCACctatgttttgaaaatttggaaagtGGGGTATGTGATTGTTTATTGTGAGAACCAAGTTCCAGAAACGCCTACAATATAGTTTTGTTATATGAAGACTTAGTTATAATGCTATCCCCTTTAGGAAGGTTTTTGTAGTATGTTAGAGGAGCATCTTATGCACTAAACTGCAGCCAGTTTTGCCATTCTGGAATTAGTTATGCAGCCCGGGATCATATTTGTAATTTCTGTATTTATGGTTGCCAATGCAAACTCTGTGTATGGATTGCTCAAGGTGTCGCAGCATATTGTGATGGTGATACTGCACTtcctccccaaaaaaaaaaaaaaaaaaaaaaaaaaacttatgcaTACATTTTATCTGATGTTTTTAGAGCCTTGGAAATTCTGATCTGCAACTCGCTAACATTTCTCCTGGTTTTAGTCAATGTCTTGCACGTTTCTTTCTTCAATATCTTACATATTCAATTCTAAAAACCAAGGTTGCAGGTGATTGTACATACTTTGATTGCAAGCAGTTGCCACTGATCTTGGAAAATGAGATTGTGAGCAGTGTTCCGATTGGCTTACCTCTTTCAAACTGTGATGTGGTGCTCATTGGGGAAAATGCACCAAAATATGGAGAAATTTACGTTCGTGGACTGTGTAATGGTGTTGGATACTTTGATCATCTTTCCATTACTCCATTTGGCCCTGCAAAATTGCCACAAACTTCTTTTATTAATCATACCTCCAGGGATCCGAGACTACAGGGTTACTTCAAAACTGGTGATCTTGCAAGACAACTTCAAAGTggtgattttatttttatcggAAGGGAAGACCGCACCATAAAATTCAATGGGCAGCGGATTGCTTTAGAAGAGATAGAGAACACATTGAGGGAACATCCGGATATAGTTGATGCAGCAGTAACTTGCCTAAAAAAGCACGGAGAAATCTCAAGTATTGAAGCTTATTTGGTGCCAAAGAAAATGCAAGACTCCAATGAAAACTTTAAATCTTCAATTAGGAGTTGGATGGTCAAGAAACTTCCACAAGCACTGATTCCTAGTCGTATCTTCTTTAGTGAATCATTTCCTACTACTTCCTCGGGGAAAGTGGATTATAATATGTTGGATGATTCCTCAAGTTCAAGGGCACATGGTCGGAGTTATGTTGGAGAAATTTGGGATAATGATGACTTGAAATTTATACAAAAGGTTCTTGATAAGTATTCATGATTTAAGTgtttttccttgcttttttatttttttcttctttgtgaTGTTTGTCCAAACTGAACTCTCATTCTGCATAATTAGCATTAGGTACTTCTTCagttttattataatttttcccttttcaaattattgtgCCAATTGCAGGATATTCTGGTGATCTGGTAAATCTGAATTAATAAGTAGGAAAACTTGTGTATGTCTTTGCATGCTTTGCTTACATTTGAATAGAGTAGATTGGAGTGATTGTGAACTTTAGTATTGTTTTTTATGACCAAAACATGTGAGAACTGTTAGCTTGTGCTAACTTATAACTCTGCTAGCTGGTAATTTTTTATCTTGACATTGCCAACCAGTTTGACatctctcttctttctttcactCTAATCAAGACTAGTTCTAACTAACATATGGTAAGTATTAGTACAAGCACTGGATCATCAAACTTTTGGTACTTATTTTATCAATCATGTCTTTGAAGAGCTGGCTGTACTTATTttgttctaaatttttttttaaaaattttacttgtaaacatatacacacacacaaatgCATACTTATACAGTGCTTCCTTAGGTTCATAGCTGTGGCATCTGTTAGTATCgcattttttaattttgcaGATTTGCCTTGTATAATGGATAACCTTCCATTCTTGTCTTTTTTTGATTAAAGAAGGTAATACCAAATGAAATGACACATTAGAAATACACAAAGATGAATTGATACAATATAAAAAGTGGCTAATTGAAGTATAGAGTAGCTTGTGAACATTCGAACAGAAAACTAGAGAGCTAAAGGAATGAAAAACAATAGTTCATGTTACTTTAAAAAGCAGCTGATGTATCTCTTCTGATGACTTATAAATTTGTTCTCAGAATGgtcttttttcaaaatagaGGGTGGTGAAGAGCTAAAAGGgttgattattttatttctaATAAACTTCTTTTACTGCCTGTGTCGAAGTGTAAATCTGATGCTACAGTTTGGTAACATGCTTTTATTTAATTGAGAAATCTACCCATGGATATATCACTGTCCAAATGTGGGGTATGCTGTGTATATACGGAAGTGCATTTCTTGCATAAAAAATTTAACATTTTTTATCTGCTTCCTAAGTTGAAATGCTCCAAACTTGATATGCCATTTGGTGGGCCTGTGGGACGTATTTTCTGATATGCACCTTTATAGAAATGTTTTACCATTAAagatttcgttttttttttttactattaaaGAGAGATCCATTTtggtttttttaaattttttagttCATAATTAGATTGTACTAGAGCTAGTAAGTAAGCTAGTATTATTTCCTCAGGAAAGTATTTCTGACCAATATGTTTGGCTCCAATTAAGCAGGTTTTCAGTGAAGCTTTGATGGTTGACAACATCTCCATTCATGATAATTTTTTTCATAGTGGTGGTAATTCGGTGTCTGCAGCATATGTTGCTTACAACTTAGGAATCAACATGAAATTACTGTATGCTTTTCCAACCCCATTGAAGCTTCAAATGGCTCTTGAGAGGAAGATAGGTTCTTCCCATTATGACTCAAGAAATGAGGATAATGTGAATGTGGATTCAGGAGTAACGGATGAAATATTGCTCCCAGCGTATTCCAAAACTGGCAGTCCTCATGGAATTAAGCCACGTAGAAGAATGTTTGGAGCAGTTGACAATTCAAATACAGAACATCCTACTAAATTATTGAAAAAAGATTCAAGTTTGTGCATCATTCCAAAGGATGGTAATCTGAAAGATAATGGCTTCTGGAGTTCTCATTCATTTAATGCAGCATGTTCTGTCAGCCGTTGCAACAAAATAATGTACTGTAATGGTGGGCATAATAATTTATGTCACACAATCTCCTCTCAGCAAAtttcaagagaaagaaaaggttCTGTGCAAGAATTATGGAAAGTGAATATGGAGTCTTGTGTTGATGCATCTCCACTCATTGTATGTAAAGGGAGTGAAGTCTACCTTTTTGTTGGATCTCACGCTAAGAAATTTGTTTGTGTGGATGCCAGAAGGTATGGAAGATTTCGTAGCTCTTACATATCAAATCATCCTTGTGGATTTTTCAAATAGTATGTTTTGCATTGACACACCCTATGGCATGCTTCCCTATTAGGATGTTTGATTGCATTTGTagattttatgtacgagtttgGGATTGAGAGTTTGTAAGTTGTTTTTAAGTAGTTATGGCCTACCTTAGAATTGTTCAGACCGCAAAGGAAATGTGTACAACAGTTGAGCAGCATAACCTGGAGGTGTACTTATGTTTTGTGATCACACTGCATATCGATTCTAAGCTAGGTTTCTGAAAAAACAAGTTCATTGGTCATAATATTACATGTTTGATAAAAAGATCTTGTCAGTTTCTAGTCAATGTGGCATGAAAAAAACGGTTAATTGGAGAACTCAATCATAAATAAAAGTACCATAATAGCTTTTTCTGGTATTGTTGCATATTTTTCTGCTGAAATAGTACATTCGTTTCATTTCTTCTCTGTCATGGACATAGTTATACTATGTTTTCCTTGTGATgcaaaattaacaatttaagagcatgcttttcactttttccttttgacATTGTAATATGTAATGGATCAAGAATTGATGCTCTCCATGAATTGCTTGCCTGTTCTATTTGTTTGAGTGAGAGAATGCTGCTTTTAGGCACACTATTTTCATTATATTGTTTTACTCCTAATTTACTAACTGCCTTTTAATTGATGCAGCGGCTTTGTGTTATGGGAGGTCAGACTTGAAGGAAGAATAGAAAGTTCGGCTGCAGTTTTGGATGACTTTTCACAGGTTATGTCTTGCTCTCAACTGTGTTTCTTTTAGTATTTTTGCTctgagaaaatttgttttgtaggttgtagTTGGATGCTATCAAGGAAACATCTATTTTCTGCATCTGTCGGATGGCAGCATCTGTTGGAGGTTTCAAACTGGTGGTGAGGTATGATTGTTGTAATCATTTTCTCTGTTCTTATACAATTGCACATGCTTGAACTACATTTGGTTAATCTTCTCGTTGCTTTTTGTTTGTTATTGTGCTTGAGGGTTGCATGGAACATTAGGGGTCCATTATAAGATGAATGGAAAAGTGAAAGGCTTACTTGGATCTCAGTAATTCAAAGCCTAAAGAGCATTGTGTGTaatttaaaagtgcaagtacTCCTTTCATACATCAACTGAAGTGCATTCCAATTCTAAAGCTACAATAAATGCTTACCTGTTGCTTTTTGGACCATTCCTTCTCTCTTGATTTGTTACTGGCTGATTATGTAGATGTATGTTTTCACCATGTGTCCTTATTTGTGATGTTAAGTTCATAACAAGCTACTTTCCTCACTGTTGTTACTGCCTGCCCTTTATCTTTCCTGTTTGCTTTCTGATTGTTGTACCCATTGCCCTTTCCACTTCTTCCTTCTCCTTGTAGTCTCAATCCCGTGGGtgcttatttttttattttttattttttttactgatTCCAGTCTGCACCAGCTCCCACTGATTTTCCCATTGTTTTCCTTCCTCTCTTCTCACAATTCCAGCCTATTCCCAGTAatgaaaataagatttttcccaTTGTCTTTAAAAAAGTCTTTTAGACAATGTTTTGAGGAGACAATCCACCTCTGAAagacctaaaaaaaaaatcaaaagggaGAGTACAGCAAGTCTCAATTCAGGAAATGTTgaagcaataaaattttttctaaatcTCTGCGGACAAAAGGGCACCTTTATTAGCAAATGCATATCTTATGCCATCTTATAAACATGTAGAAAGtggcaataaaaatgaaaattaatgtCGATTTATTTGTAAAACAGGTGACCAATCATTGTTTACATTGTTTGGTGACTTCAAATTTGTAATCTCTAATCTAGAAAAGATACAAATGTTTTAAATGGGACTGACTAATTATACTTTTGGATACTTTCCAGCCTGAGTCCTAGACTTGAAAGATCTTGTCAATGTTACTCTGGCAAATGCTAAAAGTATGTTGCAATAGATTAAGGACCACTGAATTGGACATGGTGTTGGTAAACAAAAAGTTGCTTGTTGCATATGTATTTTTACAAATTCACTTGCAAATAAACTCTGGTGCATAACTCTTTTATTTGCTAAATGAAAGCATATTAACTCCCTCTCTGTAGATGATATTATATGTTGATGAAGAAGTTCATTACCTCTATTGATTTCTAAACCTGACCTATCAGTTTCTTAGTTATTTGTGTTCATTCATGAGGTGTTTATAGCAAGTTTTGGAACTTGCTTAGTTCCATCATAAGTATTTATCCTTCATCTTAACCATGATTTTAAGATCCAAAAATTACAGTATGAACTTTGATATTGTATTAACAATTTGCAAAAcagattcttgttttcttttcttttttttttgaaaagcaaaAAACTATTCTTTCCTTGTGAGGTTGAACATTTATATCCTGATGTTGGTACTGTAGTTTTGTTATCAGTTGAGAAGGTTGGTTGTGAAATTTAACTAATGAGAAAGTGAAATATTTGTGTTATAGCAAGTGCTGTTAAAATTCCCCTGATCTGTACTTGAATCACATTGGAATATTCAAGTTGCGCTCGGTTAGCCTTGTGCAAAACCTATACAAACTGTTTTCCATGAGTAGCTAGCACCTTGTTTTCTGATAGTAATGTCCAAGTCACACTTGGTTAGCCTTGAGCAATACAAACTGTTTTCCATGAGTAGCTAGTGCCTTCTTTTCTGATAGGATGATATTCCCTACTTATGGAATTATGTACTTggttttcttgggtcaaatcttTATTCAGATATGCTTGAGTGTATTTTGGCATATAAAGAGGCTTAGATTTGCCTTATTTCAGTGATAATTAAATAGCATTTTTAATGTTATGGATAATTACAGATGGTAAATCATCATATCCAAAATTTCAACTATTAATGCATGtactttattatttagtttCCCTTTCCAGAATAGCTTCAAACTGGGTAAAAACTACATCAGCtttacctatttttcctttgttaTATGAAGGTTAAATCTCAACCAGTGGTGGACAAGCTGAGGCACTTGGTCTggtaatgttttattttgagcttcttctttctttctttagaGGAAGTATAGTTTTCCATAATTCATTATACTTTAGGAAACTTTATTCTTCTCAATGCTTGCATGTATGCATGATTTTGTTCAAGCATATAGAGTCAAGGGAACCTTGGATGCATTTCCTCGAAGTGCAccgctccaaaaaaaaaaaggaatggtttttggattgtaattgatGGTTTTTGAGAAAAACTGTCAATTTCATTGAAAAGAttttaaaaaggaagaaagacaGGAAAGGTGTTTGCTGGAGTTCTTAGTTTACAGCCATGTGTGAAACATTTCGGATTTTGGGaacttttaatttatttcagagATTCTTCCGACAAGCAAAAGGAATGAGTGATATGTGGACAATGGAAAAGATACTAATGTCCTTAAAATTCTTGTAATATTTAGGTCTAGTGCTTGATAGCAGAATAAAATCATCACAGCCTTAAGTTCATTGAATGTTTTGGAAGCAGTTAATTGGCTCCAATTTTTTACATTTCCTTCAGTTAGTCATCTTTATTTCCTGGTTATTTGAGGTTCAGTCAGGGTTGGTGGGTTCCCTTGTTTATTGCTGGCAATCTGTAATGTCAGGTTTGTAGCCTTTTGAGCCAATAGAATAATTTTCAGCTATTATTCCCCATTTTAGCCACCCCACAATCTGCCAAAGGGAACTTGGAACCTAAGCTTTTCTATATGGACTGGTTTTTAGAATAATTACTGGAGCAATGTTTGTGTTGTGATGTATGTGGGATAAAAAGGTGAGTGGAAAACATGTTTGTGATGCAAGTAAAAAAAGTTTttccaaataataataaaattaaccaAGCACACTTCACTGGCAGCTTCTCTCTACATATAATCCAAATTTTAATGCATTTTGGCAATCTTCTCTGCAGGTGTGGATCATATGACCACAATCTGTATGGACTTGATTATAAAGGCTATTCTTGTAGTTACAAACTTTATTGCGGGGGGAGTATATTTGGTGCACCTGCTCTTGATGAGGTTTGTCATCCATTATTTCATCttaatttcctttcttttttcctcgtGTGTACCGTTAAGTTGCAGTTATTTTTCCTTTAAGTAGAATTGGCTAATTGTGGAGGAGTTTAGTGCTTTGTCTTTTTGACTGGTTGACTTTCACTTTGTAGACCCATCTTGTAAACATTGTTGTCAATAGGAAATTTAATAGGTGGTTTGGTTTTCAGAAACTTCTTTAGGAAATTTAATTGTCAGTATGAAGATGTTAATTTGAAGAAACGTAAAGGTACTTATGACTTTGAATACTGTTAGCCACTGCATTATGATTTCTAGTTGGTAATGGCAGTTCAAAGGAAGCTGACTTTTGGTAAGCGGCTCAACTTTAACCCCTGCTGCCGGAGGTAGtttataattttgaaaaacGATGAAAGCGTGATTTGATAAATTCCATTAAAGCTGTTACTATCTGGGTAAAGCTTAAGGATTTTAAATGTTATAATAGAATTCCATTTTCTGATTTACATAAAATGCCTTTCTTATATAAGTGAAATTTTAGTTTACAAGAATATAATTGGAATTCAAAGGCTATATGAGACTTTATTCTAACTACTTGCTCCCCTCTTTCagtatacaatttttttagggtttttctctTTATCCAATTGGCATACGTTTGCTTATGCTTTTTAatgtgcaattttttttaatggatCTATGCAAAAATAACCACTTAACTCTAAAGAAGCTTCTTTTCCTCTTAATTTTGATATGGTAATTGAATCGTTTACAGATTCTCTATGGCTTTTTGGTGTACATGCTGTTATCATTTGTAGTATCGCTCTACCACTATACTCTGCATTACTGATAACTTGCATCCAAATTTGACAATTCCAAATTTTTAGATGCGTGAGAAGCTCTTTGTGGCATCTACTAGTGGGATACTGACTGCATTTTCCTTAAAGGTATTAGATCTGCAACTCTTAACTTCGGTTGAATTAGTTGGTGTTTACACCATTGATGTCAGATTAAATGAAGGATGTTCTTTATGCAAGTTTCTGAACTGTGTATGAAGGCGAGATGGATGTCTGTTTTGGGCACAAAACCCATGTGGCAATTAGACTATTCTGATGTTAAATTTTGGCACTCTGTatttgttttggttcaaatATGCCAATGACTTTTTAAAGTCTATGGGTCTGGTTCCTTCTCTAGTTTCAGATGTGAAATCCAGGATCTTCCATTGATTTTGGAATATAACAAGTTTTTGCTGAAAAGAAcaatccatttttcttctctctttttcttgtcctttttgttttgtttcattTCATATTCATAGAATTACAGCCCACTGAATACCAGTCATGCTACTGCTTTGATTACAGCAACTTCCTCAGAAACCACCATGCTGCTGCGGTCCTTGCTCCCATTCCCTTTCTGCCATCGCCATAAAACTGAACAATGCCCCTCTGTCTCCCTTGGCCCCCTATGCAGACATTGTAGCTGTCCTCCCTGATTCTCAGTGCACCTCAGATGGGGTTATTGTTAGTTTTTGGGACCTTAGAtttggttttctttttcatgCTGCATGTTAGAAACAAGTGTACATATGCGGTACTCTGAGATAATTAAGTTCCTTATGATATGAGTATTGTTCTTGGCTGCCCATCTTTTTTCATCTGCTGGGAATCTATCTGGGATTAAGCTATGTTTTCATGCAGGATTCATCATGCAGTAAATCATGGATCCAGGACTTAGAAGCACCTGTATTTGGATCTGTTTTAATCAATTTTAACAATGGAAATGGTATGTTAGAATTACATATTACCAACCTTGTTGCTTCCTACTTCATTAGTATATGTGTGCCATTTCTGGGGAAAAAAATGCTGGTGGGATGTTTGCATGGATATTGTGTAGATTTATTTCTCTCAGGCACTTCAAATTTCTGTATTGTATTCAGAGTCTAAAATCTTGTACCCACAgacttcacaaaattaatacAGCTGGGTGGTCGAGAGCCACTTTCATATAACCCCGTCGTTGTCTTCCAGTTATTTGCTGCTTGGTTGATGGCAATGTTGTTTCATTGGATGCTGATGGATCCATTCTTTGGAAGGTATGGCTACATGTCTCAGTTAATGGACCTATTAAATCACCTATTTGTGCTAAATTCCAATTGCTGGATACGTATCTTAGTGCTCTACTATTAATTGATTCTCAGGAGAGATTACATACCACTCAGGGTTAATTAGGCTCAGATCCTCTGAGAGATGTCTGGATTACCAATAGGTTTTCTGATATGTTGGAAACTACACTAGCATCCTTGGGAAGAGAAATAAATATATAGGTTCATCATTGAAACCCCTTCAGAATATACATTCAGGGCTACGAAATTATTTGAAGAAATAAACAGATATACAAGTACACCCGAGAATCAGAAATAGGAAAAGGACAATAGTTATGTAGGTTTTTGTTCCTTGTCTTTAATTAGGAGTGCAGTTGTCGCCCATTCAAATTCTTCCTTCCCATCCTTTCTGGGGTGCAAAATGGAAGGTACATGGTAACTACACCTCAAGAGTACCCCTCCTATGAGACACAGATTTTAACAAACGTAATAAACGGAAATGTACAGTAAATAGAAATGCCAAACCATTGagaatttcctttttcctccACCCACTTATCCCTACCTCCTTGGAACAACCCATTTTGCCAGCCACCGTGGGCTTCTCCCTTCCTGTCCTATTTGCCCCTGCCATTACTGTAACACAGTGTCCCTTTCCTTCACTGTGCTTCCTGACCATTGGAACTCCAATGCAGTTACCACCTCCACTCCCTCTCTACTTAAAACCCTCCATGCTATCTTCCTTTTGCCATTATTCCTCCAACCAGCCCACCTTCTTCCTTGAACAAACTGCCGCTGTCCTCAATACCACCTCAATCTAACTAAGAAATCATTAGCCCCAGCCATAAATTCCCTTTCTCCAAACGTTTGTTGTAGCAGCCACCTTCCCTGCTACCAATCCAACAAACCTTTCTTTCCACGTCGTGCCTCTGATTCTGGTATTATTGCTCAAAAGATCCGTTTTCCATACCATAGCAACGTCAACATTTCAGATCCAGCCCATCTGCTTGTGCATTTCCTGTGGGATGAGTGAACAAATTTGTTTGTGCAGTTGTGACTTTGTACGCATGTACCTTTTCTCGTCTGAGAGTGACTCTGTGTTCTATCTGCATGT
This portion of the Coffea arabica cultivar ET-39 chromosome 2e, Coffea Arabica ET-39 HiFi, whole genome shotgun sequence genome encodes:
- the LOC113732104 gene encoding putative acyl-activating enzyme 19 isoform X1, with protein sequence MADDAPPPPPPLPPELKLPVCCISHLFQKAATNSPDKIAVIHASGGAKLISQQYDGQLSFDQQTRPVSNPELVDSKTAPPLLSKQPPVYGGDECFTYSEILSAVNSLSSWLRRILDGADDPHIIKPQSGYKLGGQQANSDKNSESMGFFNLSGEQVTKLHDKCMPRRIGIYMEPSVEYIVAVLSVLRCGESFMPLDPSWPEERILSVVFSSRADLIIGCESLVDDGCFHQLDNVHWLASRGYCPVLCISIRQCIERQGHLCSLVWPCESESSRLFCYLMYTSGSTGKPKGVCGTEAGLLNRFLWMQDLYPMHGQDYLVFKTSISFIDHLQEFLSGILTTSTLVVPPFNVLKENILCMVDFLQIYSVNRLVAVPSLLRAVLLPLQGPHYMGLRSSLKLLVLTGEVLHLSLCESLLKLLPHTAILNLYGSTEVAGDCTYFDCKQLPLILENEIVSSVPIGLPLSNCDVVLIGENAPKYGEIYVRGLCNGVGYFDHLSITPFGPAKLPQTSFINHTSRDPRLQGYFKTGDLARQLQSGDFIFIGREDRTIKFNGQRIALEEIENTLREHPDIVDAAVTCLKKHGEISSIEAYLVPKKMQDSNENFKSSIRSWMVKKLPQALIPSRIFFSESFPTTSSGKVDYNMLDDSSSSRAHGRSYVGEIWDNDDLKFIQKVFSEALMVDNISIHDNFFHSGGNSVSAAYVAYNLGINMKLLYAFPTPLKLQMALERKIGSSHYDSRNEDNVNVDSGVTDEILLPAYSKTGSPHGIKPRRRMFGAVDNSNTEHPTKLLKKDSSLCIIPKDGNLKDNGFWSSHSFNAACSVSRCNKIMYCNGGHNNLCHTISSQQISRERKGSVQELWKVNMESCVDASPLIVCKGSEVYLFVGSHAKKFVCVDARSGFVLWEVRLEGRIESSAAVLDDFSQVVVGCYQGNIYFLHLSDGSICWRFQTGGEVKSQPVVDKLRHLVWCGSYDHNLYGLDYKGYSCSYKLYCGGSIFGAPALDEMREKLFVASTSGILTAFSLKQLPQKPPCCCGPCSHSLSAIAIKLNNAPLSPLAPYADIVAVLPDSQCTSDGVIDSSCSKSWIQDLEAPVFGSVLINFNNGNVICCLVDGNVVSLDADGSILWKALCGGPIFAGPCISETLPSQVLVCSRDGSIYSFKLENGDLLWQQALGYPITSSAYIDENLELTSDASHLADRLVCVCTSAGSISVLRINLDAAGGASQPPENDMVQEIARLELGGDIFSSPVMIGGKIFVGCRDDYVYCLEFEADREANW